In a genomic window of uncultured Flavobacterium sp.:
- the nirK gene encoding copper-containing nitrite reductase, with amino-acid sequence MKKKYKISSKMRIFLFTICTIMIVTSCKKETTQSDYTKIITNGQMEAELTAPPKVPKPIGNRSAMKLKVNMEIKEQEGTMTDGVKYTYWTFGGSVPGSFIRTRVGDEVEFHLKNHPDNKLPHNIDLHAVTGPGGGATSSLVAPGHEKVFSFKVINPGLYVYHCATAPVGMHIANGMYGLILVEPEGGLPPVDREYYVMQGDFYTQGEYGAKGLQPFDMNKAVKETPDYVVFNGKVGSLTNGNELTAKVGETVRLFVGNGGPNLVSSFHVIGEIFDNVHVEGGALINKNVQTTLIPAGGSAIVDFKVETPGNFILVDHSIFRAFNKGALGILKVEGNENKKIYSGTIQEGIYLPEGGTIQNMPAVKTAKIAIPKRTMAEKIKIGKEIFGTTCFACHQSEGQGIPNAFPPLAKSDYLNADSKRAIKTILHGLSGEITVNGKKFNSIMPAQNLSDDEIANVMTYIYNSWGNNKTEVTPEMVKSQR; translated from the coding sequence ATGAAAAAGAAGTACAAAATTTCCAGTAAAATGCGAATTTTCCTTTTTACAATTTGCACCATAATGATTGTTACATCCTGTAAAAAAGAAACAACTCAAAGCGATTACACTAAAATTATTACAAACGGACAAATGGAAGCCGAACTTACGGCACCGCCCAAAGTTCCTAAACCTATTGGCAATAGATCTGCGATGAAATTAAAGGTTAATATGGAAATAAAAGAGCAGGAAGGCACGATGACTGATGGTGTAAAATATACTTATTGGACATTTGGCGGTTCTGTTCCGGGAAGTTTCATTAGAACTCGCGTTGGAGATGAAGTCGAGTTTCACCTAAAAAATCATCCTGACAATAAATTGCCTCATAATATTGACCTACATGCCGTTACTGGTCCCGGTGGTGGAGCAACTTCTTCATTAGTAGCTCCGGGTCACGAAAAGGTATTTAGTTTTAAAGTAATAAATCCTGGTTTATATGTATATCATTGCGCGACTGCACCTGTAGGAATGCACATTGCGAACGGAATGTACGGTTTAATTTTGGTTGAACCAGAAGGCGGACTTCCTCCCGTTGATCGAGAATATTATGTTATGCAAGGTGATTTTTATACGCAAGGCGAATATGGCGCAAAAGGACTTCAGCCGTTTGATATGAATAAAGCAGTTAAAGAAACTCCTGATTATGTAGTTTTTAATGGTAAAGTTGGCTCTCTGACTAACGGAAATGAGCTTACCGCAAAAGTAGGCGAAACAGTCCGTTTATTTGTTGGAAATGGCGGTCCAAATCTGGTTTCTTCTTTTCACGTTATTGGCGAAATATTCGATAATGTTCACGTAGAAGGCGGCGCACTAATCAATAAAAATGTCCAAACGACTTTAATTCCGGCCGGAGGTTCTGCTATTGTTGATTTTAAAGTCGAGACTCCCGGGAATTTCATTTTGGTAGATCACTCCATATTTAGAGCATTTAATAAAGGTGCTTTAGGAATTCTGAAAGTTGAAGGCAACGAAAATAAAAAGATTTATTCCGGAACAATCCAGGAAGGAATTTATTTGCCTGAAGGTGGAACGATCCAAAATATGCCTGCCGTTAAAACAGCAAAAATAGCAATTCCGAAGAGAACAATGGCTGAAAAAATAAAAATTGGAAAAGAAATTTTCGGGACAACCTGTTTTGCCTGCCATCAATCTGAAGGACAAGGAATTCCAAATGCCTTTCCTCCTCTTGCAAAATCAGATTATCTAAACGCTGATTCTAAACGTGCTATTAAAACAATTTTGCATGGTTTAAGCGGCGAAATAACCGTAAACGGGAAGAAATTCAACAGTATTATGCCAGCGCAAAACTTATCTGATGATGAAATTGCCAATGTTATGACGTACATCTATAACAGTTGGGGAAATAACAAAACTGAAGTGACTCCTGAAATGGTAAAATCACAACGATAA
- a CDS encoding DUF4834 family protein has protein sequence MQEASFTGLIKAICYMVAFYYIFKFLARIFLPVLVKKAVEKAGENFQRQQQYSQDNTWQKTRTNNDEIIINTANAKNPRETKKVGDYVDYEEID, from the coding sequence ATGCAAGAAGCATCTTTTACAGGTTTAATAAAAGCCATATGCTATATGGTGGCATTTTATTATATTTTTAAGTTTTTGGCTAGAATCTTTTTACCGGTATTGGTAAAGAAAGCGGTTGAAAAAGCAGGGGAGAATTTTCAGAGACAACAACAATATAGTCAGGATAATACATGGCAAAAAACGCGTACAAACAATGATGAGATAATCATCAATACTGCCAATGCAAAAAATCCTCGCGAAACCAAAAAGGTTGGCGATTATGTTGATTACGAAGAAATAGATTAA
- a CDS encoding YfhO family protein, producing MKIVNKFYPHALVILGFILVSLIYFYPVLQGKQIFQSDIAQYTGMAKEQNDFRAAEHSEPYWTNSAFGGMPTYQLGANYPNDLVGHVDDILRFLPRPADYLFLYFLGFYGLLLVLKTDPLKAFIGAIAFGFSTYLIIILGVGHNAKAHAIAYMPLVIAGFIMVFQKKYIWGGLLTMFAVALEVNANHFQMTYYLLIFLLILSGYFAFQFIKEKEYKPLLIAIGTLAVAGIFAIGANATNLMATSEYAKFSTRSNSELTFNPDGTKKTNENALSREYITEYSYGIAESFNLIAPRLFGGSNHENVGTDSRMYSFMIEQGVPSEQAQDFVSGMPTYWGDQPIVAAPAYIGVVVFFLGVLALFIDDRKIKYVFLSGALVSLVLSWGKNFALLTDFFIDYVPMYDKFRAVSSIQVILELCFPVLAIMGLQSFFKAKEEPKLQQKALVQTGVFGLGVILILVVAKSAFHFTGSSDSYFMQTYGPAFVDALKEDRMSLYSADLLRSGFFIVVTFGILWLFIKNKLAQNTTLIIVGLLMIFDLFFVDKKYVSAKDFVSPAEIAAPFQETPSDAQILKDTSHYRVFEVNGNLSSARASYFHHSIGGYHAAKPRRMQQLFDYQIAKNNIEVLNMLNVKYIIQTDKEGKEFPVVNPDANGNAWFVSTVKLVNKPDDVMKALDHIDTKTVAVFNVREHEGKFRNARLKKQLDTTGTIKVVEYKPNYIKYQSDNGKDGLAVFSEMYYKNGWNAYIDGQLTDHFPVDYVLRAMEVPGGKHTIEFKFEPQVVKTGGTITLVSCIGMLLLLIGGVYFERKKSGAKS from the coding sequence TTGAAAATAGTAAATAAGTTCTATCCGCATGCCCTTGTTATATTGGGGTTTATTCTCGTTTCTTTAATTTATTTTTATCCTGTTTTACAAGGAAAACAAATTTTCCAATCGGATATTGCTCAATATACCGGAATGGCAAAAGAGCAAAATGACTTTAGAGCAGCAGAACATTCTGAACCCTATTGGACAAATTCAGCATTTGGTGGAATGCCAACATATCAATTAGGAGCAAATTATCCTAATGATTTAGTAGGACATGTAGACGATATCTTACGTTTTTTACCTCGTCCTGCAGATTATCTATTTTTATATTTCTTAGGTTTTTATGGTTTATTATTAGTTTTAAAAACTGATCCTCTAAAAGCTTTTATTGGGGCAATTGCCTTTGGTTTTTCTACCTATTTAATCATTATTCTTGGCGTTGGTCATAATGCAAAAGCACATGCAATTGCATATATGCCATTGGTTATTGCCGGATTTATAATGGTTTTTCAGAAAAAATATATTTGGGGAGGTTTGCTCACGATGTTTGCGGTTGCACTTGAAGTGAATGCGAATCACTTTCAAATGACTTATTATTTATTGATCTTCTTATTGATACTTTCAGGATATTTTGCCTTTCAATTTATCAAAGAAAAAGAATACAAGCCGCTTTTAATTGCAATAGGAACTTTGGCTGTAGCCGGAATTTTTGCAATTGGAGCCAATGCTACCAATTTAATGGCAACAAGCGAATACGCTAAATTTAGTACTCGTAGCAACAGCGAATTGACTTTTAATCCTGATGGAACAAAAAAGACTAACGAAAACGCTTTAAGCAGAGAATATATCACAGAATACAGTTACGGAATTGCCGAAAGTTTTAACTTGATTGCACCAAGACTTTTTGGAGGTTCAAATCATGAAAATGTAGGTACAGATAGCCGCATGTATTCTTTTATGATCGAACAAGGAGTTCCGTCAGAACAAGCTCAGGATTTTGTATCAGGAATGCCAACATATTGGGGAGATCAGCCTATTGTTGCTGCTCCGGCATATATTGGAGTCGTGGTTTTCTTTTTGGGAGTTTTGGCATTATTCATTGATGATCGAAAAATAAAATACGTATTTCTTTCCGGAGCATTAGTTTCTTTAGTGCTTTCATGGGGAAAAAACTTCGCATTACTAACAGACTTTTTTATTGATTACGTTCCAATGTATGATAAGTTTAGAGCAGTATCATCGATTCAGGTTATTCTTGAATTGTGTTTCCCTGTTTTGGCTATTATGGGATTACAGTCGTTTTTTAAAGCAAAAGAAGAACCTAAACTTCAACAGAAAGCATTAGTACAAACAGGAGTTTTTGGATTAGGAGTTATTTTGATTTTAGTAGTGGCTAAAAGTGCGTTTCACTTTACAGGAAGCAGCGATAGTTATTTCATGCAAACCTACGGACCAGCTTTTGTTGATGCTTTAAAAGAAGATAGAATGAGTCTGTATTCAGCAGATTTATTGCGTTCAGGATTTTTTATTGTAGTGACTTTTGGAATCTTATGGTTATTTATAAAAAATAAATTAGCTCAAAATACCACTTTAATTATCGTTGGTCTTTTAATGATTTTCGATTTGTTTTTTGTGGATAAAAAATATGTTTCTGCTAAAGATTTTGTGAGTCCTGCAGAAATTGCAGCTCCGTTTCAGGAAACACCTTCTGATGCTCAGATTTTAAAAGATACCTCACATTACAGAGTTTTTGAAGTAAACGGAAATCTTTCTAGTGCACGTGCATCTTATTTCCATCATTCGATAGGAGGATATCATGCTGCAAAACCTAGAAGAATGCAGCAGTTATTTGATTATCAAATTGCAAAAAACAATATTGAAGTTTTGAATATGCTGAATGTAAAATACATTATTCAGACTGATAAAGAAGGAAAAGAATTTCCTGTTGTAAATCCTGATGCAAACGGAAACGCTTGGTTTGTAAGTACCGTAAAATTGGTCAATAAACCAGACGATGTCATGAAAGCTTTAGATCATATTGATACTAAAACAGTGGCAGTTTTTAATGTTCGTGAGCATGAAGGTAAATTTAGAAATGCCCGATTAAAAAAACAATTGGATACAACTGGAACAATTAAAGTAGTAGAATACAAACCAAACTACATAAAATACCAATCTGATAACGGAAAAGACGGTTTGGCAGTATTCTCTGAAATGTACTATAAAAACGGTTGGAATGCTTACATAGATGGTCAGTTAACAGATCATTTTCCGGTTGATTACGTTTTAAGAGCAATGGAAGTTCCTGGAGGAAAACATACAATCGAATTTAAATTTGAACCTCAGGTTGTAAAAACCGGTGGAACAATTACTTTAGTAAGTTGCATTGGAATGCTTTTACTTTTAATTGGTGGAGTTTATTTCGAAAGAAAGAAATCTGGTGCTAAAAGTTAG
- the azu gene encoding azurin codes for MNKRIKISMIMLMGFLAITSCGKKETTPTDDQTEVSEPTGEGETPAVSNVIVIEGNDQMQFNKTELHAVAGKPITLTLKHVGQTPKEAMGHNVVILQEGTDEAAFASKAIAAKDTDYIPASEKASIIAHTKLIGGGEEDTIEFTIDKKGTYNFLCSFPGHFAMMKGVLIVE; via the coding sequence ATGAATAAAAGAATCAAAATTTCGATGATAATGCTAATGGGGTTTTTAGCAATAACTTCTTGTGGAAAAAAAGAAACAACACCAACAGATGATCAAACAGAAGTTAGTGAACCAACTGGAGAAGGAGAAACTCCAGCTGTAAGCAATGTTATTGTTATTGAAGGAAACGATCAGATGCAGTTTAATAAAACGGAATTACACGCTGTTGCCGGAAAACCAATTACGTTAACGCTAAAACACGTTGGACAAACGCCAAAAGAAGCGATGGGACATAATGTTGTGATTTTGCAAGAAGGTACAGACGAAGCTGCTTTTGCTTCAAAAGCAATCGCTGCAAAAGACACTGACTATATTCCTGCTTCAGAAAAAGCATCAATTATTGCTCATACTAAGTTAATTGGTGGAGGTGAAGAAGATACAATCGAGTTTACAATTGATAAAAAAGGAACTTACAACTTTTTATGTAGTTTTCCTGGGCATTTTGCCATGATGAAAGGCGTTTTAATAGTAGAATAA
- a CDS encoding formylglycine-generating enzyme family protein, translating into MQKSILIIILFLAQIPSISGQESKMVPIKEGFFIPLYGATAKKPVNVKSFYIDVFPVTNAEYLSFLKNNPNFSKSKIKGIFADKSYLSYWKSDFDFGNANPKSPVANVSWFAAKKYCECQGKRLPTMDEWEYVAMADEKKIDARTKAEFNKYILFWYERSKTYENSIGKTFRNYWGVYDMHGLVWEWTADFNSIFLSGESRKDKSADKNLFCGAASVNATDLMDYAAFMRYAFRGSLKAQYSTRNLGFRCASTTKL; encoded by the coding sequence ATGCAAAAAAGCATTTTAATAATTATTCTTTTTCTCGCTCAAATTCCATCTATAAGTGGGCAGGAATCGAAAATGGTTCCGATAAAAGAGGGCTTTTTTATCCCTCTTTACGGAGCTACAGCAAAAAAACCTGTAAACGTCAAATCATTCTATATTGATGTATTTCCTGTAACGAATGCCGAGTATTTGAGCTTTCTTAAAAATAATCCAAACTTTAGTAAATCCAAAATAAAAGGAATTTTTGCCGATAAAAGTTATTTATCATATTGGAAATCTGATTTTGATTTTGGAAATGCAAATCCAAAATCTCCCGTCGCAAATGTTTCATGGTTTGCCGCCAAAAAATATTGCGAATGTCAGGGAAAACGTTTACCAACAATGGATGAATGGGAATATGTGGCCATGGCCGATGAAAAAAAAATCGATGCCAGAACCAAAGCAGAATTCAACAAATACATTTTGTTCTGGTATGAAAGATCAAAAACATACGAAAATTCAATTGGCAAAACCTTCAGAAATTATTGGGGCGTTTATGACATGCACGGATTAGTATGGGAATGGACCGCTGATTTTAACAGCATTTTTTTATCCGGAGAATCGAGAAAAGACAAAAGTGCGGATAAAAATCTTTTCTGTGGCGCTGCTTCTGTCAATGCAACGGATTTAATGGATTATGCCGCTTTTATGCGATACGCGTTTAGAGGAAGTCTTAAAGCTCAATATTCGACGCGGAATTTAGGATTTCGATGCGCCAGTACAACAAAACTATAA
- a CDS encoding pyridoxal phosphate-dependent aminotransferase family protein, whose translation MVKDLFERIQNNKGPLGKWASQAEGYFVFPKLEGELGPRMKFGGKDILNWSLNDYLGLANHPEVRQADIDAATQYGAAYPMGARMMSGHTKYHEQLENELAEFVMKPAAYLLNFGYQGMVSIIDALVTKNDIIVYDVDSHACIIDGVRLHMGKRFTYKHNDLESMEKNLQRATKMATETGGGILFITEGVFGMRGQQGKLKEIVALKEKYNFRLLVDDAHGFGTLGKTGAGAGEEQGVQDGIDVYFSTFAKSMANIGAFVAADQDIIDYLKYNLRSQMFAKALPMIQTIGSLKRLELLRNHPELKDKLWENVNALQNGLRSRNFNIGDTNTCVTPVYLQGSVPEAMVMVNDLRENYGIFLSIVIYPVIPKGIILLRMIPTTSHTLADIDETLTAFEAIREKLENGTYKEIASRTTVDLDA comes from the coding sequence ATGGTAAAAGATTTATTCGAAAGAATTCAGAACAATAAAGGGCCATTAGGAAAATGGGCTTCACAAGCTGAGGGTTATTTTGTATTCCCTAAATTAGAAGGTGAACTTGGTCCAAGAATGAAATTTGGTGGAAAAGATATTTTAAATTGGAGTTTGAATGACTATTTAGGTCTTGCAAATCATCCGGAGGTTCGTCAAGCGGATATTGATGCTGCAACACAATACGGAGCAGCTTACCCAATGGGAGCTCGTATGATGTCCGGACATACTAAATACCACGAACAATTAGAAAATGAATTGGCTGAGTTTGTTATGAAACCAGCGGCTTATTTATTGAATTTTGGTTATCAGGGAATGGTGTCTATTATTGATGCTTTAGTGACTAAAAACGATATTATTGTTTATGATGTAGATTCTCATGCTTGTATTATTGATGGTGTTCGTTTGCATATGGGTAAACGTTTTACATACAAACACAATGATCTTGAAAGTATGGAAAAAAACCTGCAACGTGCTACTAAAATGGCTACAGAAACAGGTGGTGGAATTCTTTTTATTACCGAAGGTGTTTTTGGAATGAGAGGACAACAAGGAAAATTGAAAGAAATTGTTGCTTTAAAAGAAAAATATAATTTCCGTTTATTAGTTGATGATGCGCACGGTTTTGGTACTCTTGGTAAAACAGGAGCTGGAGCAGGTGAGGAGCAAGGAGTTCAGGACGGTATTGATGTTTATTTCTCTACGTTTGCAAAATCAATGGCTAATATTGGAGCTTTTGTAGCTGCAGATCAAGATATTATTGATTATTTAAAATATAATTTACGTTCTCAAATGTTTGCAAAAGCATTACCAATGATTCAAACAATTGGTTCTTTGAAGCGTTTAGAATTATTGCGTAATCACCCTGAATTGAAAGATAAACTTTGGGAAAATGTAAACGCATTACAAAACGGATTACGTTCTAGAAACTTCAATATTGGAGACACAAATACTTGTGTAACACCAGTTTATTTACAAGGAAGTGTTCCAGAAGCAATGGTAATGGTAAACGATTTAAGAGAAAACTACGGTATTTTCTTGTCGATTGTAATTTATCCAGTAATTCCAAAAGGAATTATTTTGTTAAGAATGATTCCAACAACTTCACATACACTTGCTGATATTGATGAAACGTTAACAGCATTTGAAGCTATTCGTGAAAAATTAGAAAACGGTACTTATAAAGAAATTGCAAGCAGAACTACAGTTGATTTAGATGCTTAA
- a CDS encoding SCO family protein produces MKKSIITFFILLFTLQSCKDPKKEVTKPIAKTKEITDLSIYNLPSQWTTQDGKNIELKSLKGNILVMVMIYTSCKAACPRLVADMRDIEKKLDRKTKKNVKLILVSIDPKTDTPQKLKAFAIANNMNQNPWIFLRSTEDNTREFAAVLAVNYKQISPMEFSHSNIISVFNTDGELIFQQEGLGVNNNETIEKINQEAQKI; encoded by the coding sequence ATGAAAAAATCAATAATTACGTTTTTTATTCTTCTTTTTACTTTACAAAGCTGTAAAGATCCCAAGAAAGAAGTAACTAAACCTATAGCAAAAACCAAAGAAATCACCGATTTATCAATTTATAACTTGCCTTCGCAATGGACTACTCAGGATGGAAAAAACATCGAACTCAAAAGCCTTAAAGGAAATATTCTTGTTATGGTTATGATTTACACTTCCTGCAAAGCCGCTTGTCCAAGATTAGTCGCAGACATGAGAGATATTGAAAAAAAACTAGATCGGAAAACCAAAAAAAATGTCAAACTTATTCTGGTAAGTATTGATCCAAAAACAGATACTCCACAAAAATTAAAAGCTTTTGCGATAGCCAATAATATGAATCAAAACCCTTGGATTTTTCTTCGTTCGACAGAAGATAATACGAGAGAATTTGCTGCGGTTCTGGCAGTAAATTACAAACAAATATCTCCTATGGAATTTTCACATTCAAACATTATAAGTGTTTTTAATACTGATGGCGAATTGATATTTCAGCAAGAAGGTTTAGGCGTAAATAATAATGAAACAATAGAAAAAATAAACCAAGAAGCTCAAAAAATATAA
- a CDS encoding Rrf2 family transcriptional regulator, translated as MFSKACEYGIRASIFIATKSSEGIRVGIKDVAKEIDSPEPFTSKIMQILTKNNIIVSAKGVGGGFEVSNEAVKTIKLIQIVDAIDGDTIYKGCGIGLKECSETHPCPVHNEFKKIRELLLAMLTNTTLEQLASGVNSGDFYLKILNKSE; from the coding sequence ATGTTTTCAAAAGCGTGTGAGTACGGCATTCGGGCTTCTATATTTATTGCGACCAAATCTTCAGAAGGGATTCGGGTTGGAATAAAAGATGTGGCAAAAGAAATTGATTCTCCGGAACCTTTTACGTCCAAAATAATGCAGATTCTTACGAAGAATAATATCATTGTTTCGGCAAAAGGAGTAGGTGGTGGTTTTGAAGTTTCGAATGAAGCTGTAAAAACGATAAAGTTAATACAGATTGTCGACGCAATTGATGGTGACACTATATATAAAGGTTGTGGTATTGGGCTAAAAGAATGTTCAGAAACGCATCCTTGTCCGGTTCATAATGAGTTTAAAAAAATCCGTGAATTGTTATTGGCAATGCTCACCAATACTACATTAGAACAGTTGGCTTCGGGCGTAAATTCTGGAGATTTTTATTTGAAAATATTGAATAAAAGCGAATAA
- a CDS encoding GTP cyclohydrolase produces the protein MITIKEAKSKKEITEYIKFPFSLYKDNPYWVPPIIADELESFDKTKNPAFDSAEAYFYLAYKNNEIVGRITAIINWAEVNNQHKRKVRFGWFDVIDDIEVTKALLEKVYELGKQHNLEHVEGPMGFSNLDKVGVLTEGYDQMGTMITWYNNPYYVTHFEELGFKMEKEYIESIFPFSNVKPEFFLKAQELIKKRYGLRALTFTKTKDIMPHVDKMFDLFNESYASLASFVAISDVQKEYFKKKYISFINPEYIKFVVDKEDNLVAFSIVMPSFSEALQKAKGKLFPFGFIHLLKARKKSKDVVFYLIGVHPDYQNKGVTAIIFDEYFKTFSEKGIQNCIRTPELAENTAIHLLWKNFDPKIHCRRKTYLKYL, from the coding sequence ATGATTACAATAAAAGAAGCCAAGTCTAAAAAAGAAATAACCGAGTATATAAAATTTCCGTTTTCGTTATACAAAGACAATCCATATTGGGTTCCGCCTATAATTGCAGATGAATTAGAATCATTTGACAAAACAAAAAATCCTGCTTTTGATAGTGCCGAAGCTTATTTTTATCTGGCATACAAAAACAATGAAATCGTTGGTAGAATTACCGCTATTATAAATTGGGCTGAAGTTAATAACCAACACAAAAGAAAAGTTCGTTTTGGCTGGTTTGATGTTATTGACGATATTGAAGTTACAAAAGCTTTACTTGAAAAAGTTTATGAATTAGGAAAACAACACAATCTTGAGCATGTTGAAGGTCCAATGGGATTCTCAAATCTGGACAAAGTTGGAGTTCTTACTGAAGGTTACGACCAAATGGGAACGATGATTACTTGGTATAATAATCCGTATTATGTAACTCATTTTGAAGAATTAGGTTTCAAAATGGAAAAAGAATATATAGAAAGCATATTTCCTTTTTCGAATGTTAAACCTGAATTTTTTCTGAAAGCACAAGAATTAATCAAGAAAAGATACGGTTTACGCGCTCTGACTTTCACCAAGACAAAAGACATTATGCCACATGTTGACAAAATGTTTGATTTGTTTAATGAATCTTATGCAAGTTTAGCTTCGTTTGTCGCTATTTCAGATGTTCAGAAAGAATATTTTAAAAAGAAATACATCAGTTTTATCAATCCGGAATACATCAAATTTGTGGTTGATAAAGAGGATAATTTGGTTGCTTTTAGTATTGTAATGCCAAGTTTTTCTGAAGCTTTACAAAAAGCAAAAGGAAAGTTATTCCCATTTGGATTTATTCATTTATTGAAAGCCCGTAAAAAGAGTAAAGATGTTGTTTTTTACCTTATCGGAGTTCATCCTGATTACCAAAACAAAGGTGTTACAGCGATTATCTTTGATGAATATTTTAAAACTTTCTCTGAAAAAGGAATCCAGAATTGCATCAGAACTCCGGAATTAGCCGAAAATACTGCGATTCATTTATTATGGAAAAACTTCGATCCAAAAATTCATTGCCGAAGAAAAACATATTTGAAATATCTATAA
- a CDS encoding transporter — protein sequence MLKTKNLFITALFFVPQVFFAQYTDVINSNRPGETMSAYAVGKTVFQAELGIYGIKEKHDLLNYNANGFGTDLTLRYGAFLEKLEFILDVQYQMENFDTPYTTYKKNNFRQTVLGAKYLIYDPYKNYKRTDNIYSYKANRSFDWHSLIPAVSLFAGANFVGADNPYYFSPQSAISPKVALITQNLFGGGKWVFVTNIIADYIGTDYPSYGYVLTLTHGFNDKWSGFIENQGYKSDFYSDAILRGGAAYLINPNLQVDASISTNFKNTPSILYGGVGVSWRYDGRYKEKEIEFKSNEKAKKNKDNELEQKEIDYQEKERKRKSKYE from the coding sequence ATGTTAAAAACTAAAAACTTATTTATTACAGCTCTTTTCTTTGTACCGCAAGTTTTTTTCGCTCAATATACCGATGTCATCAATTCTAATCGTCCAGGCGAAACAATGTCTGCATACGCTGTTGGAAAAACCGTATTTCAAGCAGAACTTGGTATTTACGGAATTAAAGAAAAACACGATTTACTAAACTATAACGCAAATGGTTTTGGTACCGATTTAACACTGCGATATGGTGCATTTCTTGAAAAGCTGGAATTTATTCTTGATGTTCAATATCAAATGGAAAATTTTGATACTCCTTATACCACTTATAAAAAAAACAACTTCAGACAAACTGTTCTGGGAGCTAAATATTTGATTTACGATCCTTATAAAAACTATAAAAGAACTGATAATATATACAGTTATAAAGCCAATCGCAGTTTTGACTGGCATTCATTAATTCCGGCGGTTTCATTGTTTGCAGGAGCAAATTTTGTTGGCGCTGACAATCCTTATTATTTTTCTCCTCAATCTGCTATTTCTCCAAAAGTAGCATTGATTACTCAAAATCTTTTTGGAGGCGGAAAATGGGTTTTTGTAACCAATATTATAGCTGATTACATCGGAACTGATTATCCTAGTTATGGTTACGTATTGACTTTGACTCATGGATTTAATGACAAATGGTCTGGTTTTATCGAAAACCAAGGTTATAAAAGTGATTTTTACAGCGACGCCATTCTTCGTGGAGGAGCTGCTTATTTAATTAATCCAAATCTTCAGGTTGACGCATCTATAAGTACTAACTTCAAAAATACTCCTTCTATATTATATGGAGGCGTTGGTGTTTCATGGCGTTATGACGGTCGTTACAAAGAGAAAGAAATAGAATTTAAAAGCAACGAAAAAGCTAAAAAGAATAAGGATAACGAATTAGAGCAAAAAGAAATCGATTATCAGGAAAAAGAAAGAAAACGTAAGTCTAAATACGAATAA
- the ric gene encoding iron-sulfur cluster repair di-iron protein has product MENLKNKTVGSFVAQDFRTAAVFTKYQIDFCCKGNRTIDEVCEKQEIDADILLQNVYDVLQSERGNTIDFNSWPLDLLVDYIEKTHHRYVEDKTGVLVKFLDKLCSVHGGSHPELFKINELFTAGAGELSQHMKKEELMLFPFIKRMVKTKESNGVLSQPSFGTVSNPIAMMMQEHDNEGDRFREIALLTNDYTPPSDGCTTYKVTFAMLKEFEEDLHKHIHLENNILFPKAVILEAEFA; this is encoded by the coding sequence ATGGAAAATTTAAAAAATAAAACGGTTGGTTCATTTGTAGCCCAGGATTTTAGAACAGCTGCAGTTTTTACAAAATATCAAATTGATTTTTGCTGTAAAGGCAACAGAACTATTGATGAAGTTTGTGAAAAACAAGAAATAGACGCAGATATTTTACTGCAAAATGTTTATGATGTTCTTCAGTCTGAAAGAGGTAATACAATTGATTTTAATTCATGGCCTTTAGATTTATTGGTAGATTATATCGAGAAAACCCATCATCGTTATGTTGAAGATAAAACGGGTGTTCTTGTGAAGTTTTTGGATAAATTATGTAGTGTTCATGGCGGAAGTCATCCGGAATTATTCAAAATAAATGAATTGTTTACGGCGGGTGCGGGTGAGCTTTCTCAACATATGAAAAAAGAAGAATTGATGTTATTTCCTTTTATCAAAAGAATGGTAAAAACTAAAGAATCTAACGGAGTTTTATCTCAGCCATCTTTTGGAACTGTTTCAAATCCAATTGCGATGATGATGCAGGAACATGATAATGAGGGAGATCGCTTTAGAGAAATTGCACTTTTGACGAATGATTATACTCCGCCAAGCGATGGATGTACAACTTATAAAGTAACTTTTGCAATGCTAAAAGAATTTGAAGAAGATTTGCATAAACATATTCATCTTGAGAATAATATTTTGTTTCCAAAAGCTGTCATTTTAGAAGCAGAATTCGCTTAA